In the genome of Ensifer adhaerens, one region contains:
- a CDS encoding D-serine deaminase, pyridoxal phosphate-dependent, producing MSDQAAYFQTLADALKAARRHRPTLVLDLDRLQENLEIVRKGVAPGVAVRVVDKSLPSIPLLAFVMEKLGTQLVMSFDLSIARAVLQAFPDADILFGKPMPTAALEALLDEMTAQEAADLARRTVLLADGLSRVEQLAHVARGRGLRLRTALEVDVGMHRGGLKTPADLARVVDAATRSGLLDVEGVMAYEAHIPAIPGFAGGTAREARAVKARLQAFVEALPPGSRRILNSGGSKTVLTYADPGVANELSVGSAFVKPMDFETGSLATLQPALFIATPALKIVDAQLPGPGWMTSVFQALGLFGAKGCFLYGGHWLAKPVFPAGMRESKLWGVSSNQQFMSLPDDCQLQQDDLVFFRPTQSEAVLWQFGDIHLFSAGRIVGTWPPIIP from the coding sequence ATGAGCGACCAGGCTGCCTATTTCCAGACACTCGCGGATGCTCTCAAGGCCGCCCGCCGCCATCGTCCGACGCTGGTCCTCGACCTCGATCGTCTGCAGGAAAATCTGGAAATCGTGCGCAAGGGGGTTGCACCCGGCGTGGCGGTGCGCGTTGTCGACAAGTCCCTGCCGTCCATTCCACTGCTGGCCTTCGTCATGGAAAAGCTCGGCACGCAACTTGTCATGAGCTTTGACCTGTCGATTGCGCGTGCCGTTCTGCAGGCATTTCCCGACGCCGATATCCTCTTTGGAAAACCCATGCCGACAGCTGCGCTGGAGGCCCTTCTTGACGAGATGACAGCGCAAGAGGCGGCCGATCTCGCCCGCCGCACAGTGCTTCTCGCGGATGGCCTTTCTCGTGTCGAACAATTGGCGCATGTGGCCAGGGGCAGGGGGCTTCGGCTCCGTACCGCACTGGAGGTCGATGTCGGGATGCATCGCGGCGGCCTGAAGACCCCTGCCGATCTGGCGAGGGTCGTGGATGCTGCGACGCGATCAGGCCTGTTGGACGTCGAAGGGGTCATGGCCTATGAGGCGCATATTCCCGCTATACCGGGCTTTGCCGGCGGGACTGCGCGCGAAGCCCGGGCAGTCAAGGCACGGCTGCAAGCCTTCGTCGAGGCCCTGCCGCCCGGCAGCCGGCGGATCCTCAACAGCGGAGGCAGCAAGACGGTCCTGACCTATGCTGATCCAGGGGTTGCCAATGAGCTTTCGGTCGGTTCGGCCTTCGTCAAGCCAATGGATTTCGAAACCGGTTCGCTTGCGACCTTGCAGCCCGCCCTGTTCATCGCCACGCCCGCGCTGAAAATCGTGGACGCACAATTGCCAGGACCCGGGTGGATGACCTCTGTCTTTCAGGCGCTGGGACTGTTCGGTGCGAAGGGATGTTTTCTCTATGGCGGGCACTGGCTGGCGAAGCCTGTCTTTCCCGCCGGCATGCGTGAAAGCAAGCTCTGGGGTGTTTCGTCCAATCAGCAGTTCATGTCCCTGCCGGACGATTGCCAGCTGCAGCAGGATGATCTTGTCTTCTTCCGCCCGACGCAAAGCGAGGCCGTGCTTTGGCAATTCGGCGACATCCATCTTTTCTCCGCGGGCCGGATTGTCGGCACGTGGCCGC